CAATTGCATGATGTCCTGAAACTGGATCGCGTGAGTGCGGAAGTGGGGGCCAGTAAGAACGAATACGACATTCACTTTGGTCAACAGAAAACACCGGTTTTCTTGCTCGATGAGACCGGCAGTCGCGCCGCGGCGTTTTTTGCTTCTTCGTCTGATGCCTCGCGGTTGATCGAGATGCAGGGCAATCACCGGACACGCGTGCGGGAATCGAAGTCCGAGGCGAAGCGGCTATCGGGTGAACTGGACAAGACAACCGAACGGCTGCTCAACTATCTGTCCGTCGATGAGCTTGCTCAAAAAATTGAAGATGCCGATAAACGCCAGAAGTTGATTTCAAAAACCGAGCAGCAGATCGCTCGCTCGCAGGAGTTGCAGAAGCAGTTGCTGGCCACCCAGGTTCGAGCTACCACCCTTCGCCAACACATCGACATACTCACGCGACTTTCACAAAGTTCGGTGACACCATCGACCTTGCAGGCTGCTTCGGAAAAGGCAGGACGTCTTCGTGATCGATTGACATCGACAACCAACGCCCAGCACACGCGAGATCTCAGCCAAGCAGTGTGTGGTGCCTTATCGCAACTTCGCGCACCTTTGGAACCGCGACCAACCAGCCAACTAGTGGGTTCGATTTCAAGTATCCGGCAAACACAAACTCGATTGCGTTTGTCGCGTTTGGTTCAGTCGGCCTGCGGCACGTTGACCGCTCCACCAACGATGATGCCAACCCAGACGTGTCGGCAAGCGATTGATCGTTTAAGCAATCAGCGTCTGGTTCATCAGGGTGTCAACCGTGTTGCCAATCGGCTTCAAACTCTGGTGCGACCGCCCAGCCAAGCGTCAACGGAACGGTTGCAGCAAACCGTCAAAACACTCAACAAAATTCGCCCTCAAACAGAACGTCTTCGGCAGCTCTATCGCGTGTTCAGCAACATGCGACCGGTTGCGGAAACGGCTGATAAGAAGCCGATCCAAAACGCGATCGCTCGACTTCAGCCGGTGTTGAAGGGCGTTGGCCAAGCACGTGAAATTGCGGAGCGGACGCGAGGGGAAGTGTTGGAACTCGAAGCCGACATCCGAGGCTTTGTGGAACAGAACCCCAAGTGCCGAACTTGTGGTGGCGATATCAATGCCGAAACTTTGATGTCGACCTTACCTGACATGCACAGTCATTCGACAACCGAATCCGGCTCAGGAGACAAGTCATGAAAGATTCTTTACTGAATACGAATGGCGGACCTGACGATGACAATCCATTGTTCGGCAACTTAGATTCCGGCAGTCCCGCGTCAATCGATTCGTTGCCGGACGATGTTGTTGTGAACATGAAAGCGGAAACGGTTCGCTGCAACGGATTGATGTTCATTGGTGACCCGCACCTCGAAGCCCGCGTGCCCGGATTCCGATGCGACGATTACCCTCAAGTTGCGTTGCGGAAGTTCGCGTGGTGTTTGGAACACGCTCGGCAAAAACAGCTTCAGCCGATCTTGCTGGGTGACTTGTTTCACTTACCGCAAGACAACCCGAACTGGATGATCGCTGAAATCATCGACACGATTTCGCGTTGTTATGGAAAGGCATTGCCGGCGATCTACGGCAACCATGATGTTCGTGAAAACATTCGCAAGCCGAACGACTCCATCAGCATTCTGTTCGCGGCCGGTCACCTGCGACTGATCACTCCAGAGCATCCTTGGCAGGGCACCGTCGATGGTCGCTCCGTCACGGTGGGCGGTACAGTTTGGGGGGACCGACTGCCAAAGTCTTTCAAGCCGAGTGATGTAACAGCAGATGACGAAAACACTTCGCCGGATCTGGTTGCCTGGATCACTCATCACGACATCCTGATCCCGGGCTATGAAGAGTCTGGGCGAATTCGACCGTCGGTAATCCCGGGCGTCGACATGATCGTCAACGGGCATATTCAT
The Neorhodopirellula lusitana DNA segment above includes these coding regions:
- a CDS encoding AAA family ATPase, which gives rise to MIRKITLENFMSHAKTEIELADGLTVLTGPNNCGKSALVAALQTIATNGNTTHVMRHGSKMCRITVETDDDHTVIWERKKSTVKYNIDGEDIHRIGQKVPPQLHDVLKLDRVSAEVGASKNEYDIHFGQQKTPVFLLDETGSRAAAFFASSSDASRLIEMQGNHRTRVRESKSEAKRLSGELDKTTERLLNYLSVDELAQKIEDADKRQKLISKTEQQIARSQELQKQLLATQVRATTLRQHIDILTRLSQSSVTPSTLQAASEKAGRLRDRLTSTTNAQHTRDLSQAVCGALSQLRAPLEPRPTSQLVGSISSIRQTQTRLRLSRLVQSACGTLTAPPTMMPTQTCRQAIDRLSNQRLVHQGVNRVANRLQTLVRPPSQASTERLQQTVKTLNKIRPQTERLRQLYRVFSNMRPVAETADKKPIQNAIARLQPVLKGVGQAREIAERTRGEVLELEADIRGFVEQNPKCRTCGGDINAETLMSTLPDMHSHSTTESGSGDKS
- a CDS encoding metallophosphoesterase is translated as MKDSLLNTNGGPDDDNPLFGNLDSGSPASIDSLPDDVVVNMKAETVRCNGLMFIGDPHLEARVPGFRCDDYPQVALRKFAWCLEHARQKQLQPILLGDLFHLPQDNPNWMIAEIIDTISRCYGKALPAIYGNHDVRENIRKPNDSISILFAAGHLRLITPEHPWQGTVDGRSVTVGGTVWGDRLPKSFKPSDVTADDENTSPDLVAWITHHDILIPGYEESGRIRPSVIPGVDMIVNGHIHRRLDHVVKTDDGKSTVWVTAGNITRRARSDASRSHVPAVVCVVPAKRSVSIDDEIVADESIESIDVVSQGGSDWRVCWVRVPHEPFDDVFHDEIQGEDEEQEEFESGFVADLRELTRRKTDTGAGLIDYLDQNLDQFDDAVAAEIRRLADEVTSS